The Pyxidicoccus sp. MSG2 DNA segment GAGACCACGTTCAACAACATCTTCGCCGGCTCGCAGCGCATCCTGATGGCGTCGATGGTGGCCTATCTCATCGGCCAGTTCTGCGACATCGCCCTCTTCAACCTGCTCAAGCGCGTCACGAAGAACCGCATGCTGTGGCTGCGCGCGACGGGCTCCACGCTGGTGTCGCAGCTCATCGACACGGTGGTGGTGCAGTTCGTCGCGTGGTCGGGCCTGCTGCCCACCGCGACCATCCTGAACATCATCTACACGTCCTACGTGGTGAAGCTGCTGGTGGCGGTGGGCCTCACGCCGTTCATCTACCTGGGCCACGCCTTCGTCGAGCGCAAGCTGGGCATCAAGCCGGTGGTGCTCGGGGAGGACGGCGAGCCCGTGGAAGCCATGCCCGCGCAGGCCACGCCCCCGGAAGCCACGTCTCGCGCCGCCTGAATCAGGGCACCAGTCGCTGGAGGAAGACGTCGGTGTCGTCCGCGGCGAAGGAGCGGCCGCCGAAGGTGCGGGTGCCGAAGAACATGCCCGCGCCCACCACGTCTCCGCCGGGCAGGAAGGTGACGTCGCGGAGCAGGGGCGTCGCGAAGCACGGCGTGGTGACGTAGAAGTCCTGCCACAGCACGTCGCCCCCGGCCGACAGGCGCGCCAGCTCCGAGCCACACCCGTGCCGCCACACCATCGCCGAGCTCCCGTCCGCATCCACCGCGAGCCGGGCTCCCTCCGAGCCGCTCACGTCCTCGCTGTCCAGCACGCGCCCCCAGAGCGGCTCTCCGTAGGCGTCCGCGGCCAGGGCGAACACGGTGCGGTAGCAGCCGCGCTCCGTGCAGGGCGTCTGCACGGTGGCGCGCCCCCACTCGAGGGTGCCGTTGAAGTCACCGGTGAAGAGGAAGCTGCCATCCGGACGGAAGGACACGTCCGTGAAGTTCGGCGCGCCGGGGCCCACCTCGCGCTCCCAGCGTAACTCGCCGTCGGGTGACAGGCGCACGATGAAGCCACGGCTCTCGAAGGGGCCCAGGGGCCGCTGTCCCGCCATGATGAGCCCGCCCTCCGCATCCAGCGCGGCGACGGTGGCCGAGCCCACCGCGGGCACGTCCCGCTTCCAGAGCGAGCCTCCCCGCGCGTCGTGGCGCTCCACCACCAGCCCGTGCGCCAGCACCAGCGCGCCGTCTCCATCCGGAAGCAGCGCCCTCACGGCGTCCGTGGCCCGGGCCCAGCGGGGACTCCCGTCCGGAGCCAGCTTCGCCACGAAGTGGCTGTCGGTGATGACGGTGTCGCCCACGCGGAGCTGTCCCTCCACCTTGCCGGCGACGAAGACGTCGCCCGAGGTGGAGACGGCGAGCATCGGAGCATCCACGTCCGCGAGGCCCCGCGCTCCCGGCTCGGGGGTGAAGCTCCGGCTCCAGAGTTGTTGCCCGTTGCCGTCATGGCGCGAGACGGTGAGTGTCGTGCCGTTGGGGT contains these protein-coding regions:
- a CDS encoding queuosine precursor transporter — protein: MVLDRRIQLFVVLAAVFVISLVVGDIISVKLFEVNLGPIVAVMSIGMLPFPVTFLLTDILNEFYGKKSARFITWVGFFMAIFAFVVIAIAVRVPWAPLTRAPDWQGAVETTFNNIFAGSQRILMASMVAYLIGQFCDIALFNLLKRVTKNRMLWLRATGSTLVSQLIDTVVVQFVAWSGLLPTATILNIIYTSYVVKLLVAVGLTPFIYLGHAFVERKLGIKPVVLGEDGEPVEAMPAQATPPEATSRAA